Proteins encoded in a region of the Nicotiana tomentosiformis chromosome 9, ASM39032v3, whole genome shotgun sequence genome:
- the LOC104091329 gene encoding putative Myb family transcription factor At1g14600, which translates to MFLHQETLCSNVCLRLIASEKYMEKVSYSIDLNEEANNKRETDETIELSDDMIEKTAEGNSSSEDIGNYENKSSRVRQYVRSKLPRLRWTPDLHLSFVRAIERLGGQERATPKLVLQMMNVRGLSIAHVKSHLQMYRSKKLGEFGQVLGHGHRTMQGKRYFYGNLSQRFNPLQDFKMKNGAIVLARNFNDDDNVNHHFQNSFSRTRHETKEKVSRYLEWSSNQGTNNLFRMKILQTGNQEIGPVRQSHFLEEKRWPPNEFKENQYWKEKRVSLSSIPSNKNSQSLFHQNNFVQQPMWRCRYNSLEPKFETPFRPEMKRDKRLSKKDWLLPDFQLGLSTIDNNKEKIQHSKKESDSIINTMLSLSLPSYSSSAT; encoded by the exons ATGTTCTTGCATCAAGAAACTCTTTGTAGTAATGTTTGTCTAAGGCTAATAGCAAGTGAGAAATACATGGAAAAGGTGTCATATTCCATTGATTTGAATGAAGAAGCTAATAACAAAAGGGAAACTGATGAAACCATTGAACTTAGTGATGACATGATTGAGAAAACAGCAGAAGGAAACAGTAGCTCTGAGGATATTGGAAATTATGAAAATAAGAGCAGCAGAGTTAGGCAATATGTTCGATCAAAATTGCCAAGGCTTCGTTGGACTCCTGACCTTCATCTCTCTTTTGTTCGTGCCATTGAAAGACTAGGTGGTCAAGAAA GAGCTACTCCAAAATTGGTTCTTCAGATGATGAATGTGAGAGGACTCAGCATTGCCCATGTAAAAAGTCATCTGCAGATGTATCGAAGCAAGAAACTTGGAGAGTTTGGACAAG TACTAGGCCATGGTCATAGAACAATGCAAGGAAAAAGGTATTTCTATGGAAATCTAAGCCAAAGATTTAACCCTCTTCAAGACTTCAAAATGAAGAATGGTGCAATTGTGTTAGCAAGGAATTTTAATGATGATGACAACGTTAACCACCATTTCCAAAATTCATTTTCAAGAACTCGACATGAGACAAAGGAAAAAGTTTCCAG ATACTTGGAATGGTCTTCCAATCAAGGAACCAACAATTTGTTCAGAATGAAAATCTTGCAGACTGGAAACCAAGAAATAGGTCCTGTTAGACAAAGCCATTTTCTTGAAGAAAAAAGGTGGCCTCCAAATGAATTTAAGGAAAATCAATATTGGAAGGAGAAGAGGGTTTCTTTGTCAAGTATTCCCTCCAATAAGAATTCTCAATCTTTGTTTCATCAAAACAATTTTGTACAACAACCCATGTGGAGGTGCAGATACAATAGCCTtgagccaaaatttgagactccTTTCAGACCTGAG ATGAAAAGAGACAAGAGGTTAAGCAAAAAAGATTGGTTGCTGCCTGATTTCCAACTAGGACTGAGCACCATAGACAATAATAAGGAGAAGATTCAGCATAGTAAGAAGGAATCAGATTCAATAATAAACACAATGCTCTCTCTTTCTTTGCCTTCTTATTCATCAAGTGCAACCTAA